Proteins found in one Ischnura elegans chromosome 11, ioIscEleg1.1, whole genome shotgun sequence genomic segment:
- the LOC124168056 gene encoding uncharacterized protein LOC124168056: protein MQSSRPSTMGLPYLVPFFTQHKSFFNSSRAMENMDEAQFSPRKTTTRMNCCVPQCSSVACLNPELRFHSFPSEGEFVFVENKFNVREKCDRRKAWSRILRIGKPISKNMFVCSRHFLKSDYILPDIPAKIRYLKRTAVPSLNLPISSTDKWKEWQGGDNTKRYRQRGAIEKKVSLCDTDEESDGFTVRIEPEVLVEQQETPQDCSRDIVAAETLIRLAESSSPQ, encoded by the exons ATGCAATCTTCACGTCCATCTACTATGGGTCTTCCGTATTTGGTACCCTTTTTCACTCAACATAAGTCGTTTTTCAACTCCTCAAGGGCCATGGAAAACATGGACGAGGCACAGTTCTCGCCGAGGAAAACAACGACGAGGATGAACTGTTGCGTTCCTCAGTGCTCTTCGGTGGCTTGTTTGAATCCTGAGCTCCGGTTCCACTCATTTCCTTCGGAGGGTGAatttgttttcgttgaaaataaatttaatgtaaggGAAAAGTGTGATCGAAGGAAGGCATGGTCGCGGATTTTGAGAATCGGGAAGCCGATCTCAAAGAATATGTTCGTGTGTTCGCGGCACTTCTTAAAATCTGATTATATTTTACCAG ATATTCCGGCAAAAATCAGGTATTTGAAACGCACAGCCGTGCCTTCCCTCAACTTACCAATTTCATCCACCGATAAGTGGAAGGAATGGCAAGGTGGAGATAATACGAAGAGGTACCGTCAACGTGGAGCAATTGAGAAGAAG GTTTCATTGTGCGACACTGACGAGGAGAGTGATGGCTTTACTGTCCGAATTGAGCCTGAAGTGCTGGTGGAACAGCAGGAAACACCTCAAGACTGCAGCAGAGATATTGTTGCTGCAGAGACATTGATTCGTCTTGCAGAGAGCAGTTCGCCACAGTAA
- the LOC124168400 gene encoding uncharacterized protein LOC124168400 produces MRGNTVLGGEKRLDARVRAVLDCTEIRISKFKCLKCRILSYSHYKGGHTLKYMVAVTPAGLISYISAGYGGRASDKKIFEESRVLNMLEPYLHDIMVDKGFLIKQSCQDNCIGVIHPPFLRKNTAFSKADALATSSIAKARVHVERVIERIKKFKILSETLPSTLLPLADEIMVIACGLTNLANPVLAGDKFIDSHW; encoded by the exons ATGCGTGGAAACACAGTGCTCGGTGGTGAAAAGAGACTGGATGCCAG AGTGAGAGCCGTTTTGGACTGCACTGAGATCCGCATCAGCAAGTTCAAGTGCCTCAAATGTAGGATCCTCTCCTATTCCCACTACAAGGGTGGGCACACTCTGAAATATATGGTTGCGGTAACACCAGCAGGATTGATCAGTTACATTAGTGCTGGGTATGGTGGACGGGCATCCGACAAGAAAATCTTTGAAGAAAGTCGCGTTTTAAACATGTTAGAGCCATACCTTCATGACATAATGGTTGATAAAGGTTTTCTGATAAAACAAAGTTGCCAAGATAACTGTATTGGTGTTATTCATCCTCCATTCCTGAGGAAAAACACAGCATTTTCAAAGGCTGATGCTTTAGCGACTTCAAGCATTGCCAAAGCAAGGGTGCATGTGGAGAGAGTCATCGAGAGGATTaagaaattcaaaatactatcagaAACACTGCCATCAACTCTCTTACCTCTGGCTGATGAGATCATGGTCATTGCATGTGGGCTGACTAATTTAGCAAATCCAGTGTTGGCTGGTGACAAGTTCATAGATAGTCACTGGTGA
- the LOC124168460 gene encoding piggyBac transposable element-derived protein 3-like: MNPDFFYGKKRRKVVQNVIVPPEDSDDPHAGESSSDEDVESESPDDSESASDSFSEDETTPELHPVESVGRKGIKRLPVWKATCGADSPKTCPLWLGQIDPAESVKPPVDYFLEIFDREIITHIVEQSNLYALQVNVNKPLNVSPEEIEQFLGCVMYMSIFNFPRSRMYWGVRTKLNEVSSVISRNRFEDIKSKLHFNDNTNMVGKDNPLHDKLFKIRPIYDHVVKKFQAIPQSGVLCVDEQIVPFKGKSTLKQYNPKKPYKWGYKIFVLCDTKGLVHNFELYTGKITPLPGVTDIGASGNVVLNLVSILESNKNFTLYFDNWFTSLALLTELHKKGVYSLGTVRCNRIPGCNLLPDKELKKRGRGSIDEKEATVDGVSVRVVKWFDNRPVTLMGTFGGAHPMGTVQRWDKKGKGKVEVQCPRMVKMYNDCMGGVDLCDANLSRYRIFLKSRKYYHRLFFHFVDLAVVNSWSLYRRDCDSLGISKKKQNDLLEFKMRIAEALTKRGKDILLKKRGRKSHDSVDAKFEAKRKRGPANPIPETTCRVDGVGHWPQVKDVRQRCKNPGCSGKTVFLCTKCDVHLCLNKNSNCFIKFHEK, translated from the coding sequence AtgaatcctgattttttttatgggaaaaagaGGAGGAAAGTCGTGCAAAATGTCATTGTACCACCGGAGGATAGTGATGATCCTCATGCTGGTGAAAGCTCAAGCGATGAAGATGTGGAATCAGAGTCACCTGATGACTCCGAAAGTGCTTCAGATAGTTTTTCTGAAGATGAAACAACGCCAGAACTTCACCCTGTCGAGTCTGTGGGCAGAAAGGGAATAAAAAGGTTGCCAGTCTGGAAGGCCACTTGTGGTGCTGACAGTCCAAAAACGTGTCCCCTATGGCTTGGACAAATAGATCCTGCAGAATCAGTTAAGCCCccagttgattattttttagagATATTTGATAGAGAAATTATTACCCACATTGTGGAACAGAGCAACCTCTATGCATTACAGGTCAATGTGAATAAACCTCTAAATGTTTCACCAGAAGAAATTGAGCAATTCCTTGGTTGTGTTATGTAtatgtcaatttttaattttccacggtCTCGAATGTACTGGGGAGTACGCACAAAACTTAATGAAGTATCATCAGTTATTTCACGAAATAGGTTTGAGGATATCAAGAGCAAGCTTCATTTCAATGACAACACAAATATGGTTGGAAAGGACAATCCATTGCatgataaattgtttaaaattagacCTATATATGACCATGTGGTGAAAAAGTTTCAAGCAATTCCCCAAAGTGGAGTGTTGTGTGTAGATGAGCAAATTGTACCCTTCAAGGGGAAGTCTACATTGAAGCAGTACAACCCAAAAAAACCATACAAATGGGGATATAAAATTTTTGTGCTCTGTGATACTAAGGGTTTAGTTCACAATTTTGAACTATACACAGGTAAAATCACTCCTTTGCCTGGTGTCACGGACATAGGAGCAAGTGGTAATGTTGTCCtgaatttagtttcaattttagAAAGCAACAAAAACTTTACATTATATTTTGACAATTGGTTCACCTCGTTGGCGCTTCTGACAGaattacacaaaaaaggagtatattcTCTGGGGACAGTTAGATGCAATAGAATTCCAGGGTGTAATCTTTTGCCTGACAAGGAACTGAAGAAAAGAGGCAGGGGCTCAATCGATGAAAAGGAAGCCACTGTGGATGGAGTAAGTGTCAGGGTCGTGAAGTGGTTTGATAACCGACCAGTTACATTGATGGGTACATTTGGTGGTGCTCATCCGATGGGAACTGTACAACGATGGGacaagaagggcaagggaaaaGTTGAAGTTCAGTGTCCCAGAATGGTAAAAATGTATAATGATTGTATGGGTGGCGTAGATTTATGCGATGCAAATCTGTCAAGATACAGAATATTTCTCAAGTCGAGGAAATATTACCAtagactattttttcattttgttgactTGGCAGTGGTGAATAGTTGGTCTCTTTACCGGAGAGACTGTGACTCTTTGGGCATTTCCAAGAAAAAGCAAAATGATTTGCTGGAATTCAAGATGAGAATAGCAGAGGCTCTAACAAAACGAGGAAAAGACATTCTTTTGAAAAAGAGGGGCAGGAAATCACATGACAGCGTGGATGCAAAATTTGAAgcaaagagaaagagaggacCAGCCAATCCAATACCAGAAACAACTTGCCGAGTTGATGGTGTTGGCCATTGGCCACAGGTAAAAGATGTCAGGCAGAGGTGCAAAAACCCTGGTTGTTCAGGGAAAACTGTGTTTCTTTGTACTAAATGCGATGTACACTTGTGCTTGAACAAGAATTcaaattgttttattaaatttcatgaaaaataa